Proteins from a genomic interval of Methanoplanus endosymbiosus:
- a CDS encoding transposase, whose translation MGVDVGIKDFAILSNGEKIENPRYLKQSILRMKVLQKRLSRKQKGSNNRNKAKNAVAKIHEKIHNQRSDFQHKLSFRLVCENQAIALETLNVEGMLKNHKLAQHIADASWSSFVTQLEYKAQKQGKIILQIGQFEPSTKICSECGYYNRDLTLSDRDWICPDCGIHHDRDINAAINIRKFALDRQNLIGI comes from the coding sequence ATGGGTGTTGATGTAGGTATCAAAGATTTTGCAATACTTTCCAATGGGGAAAAGATTGAGAATCCCCGATATTTGAAACAGTCAATTCTCCGAATGAAAGTGTTGCAAAAACGATTGAGTAGAAAACAAAAAGGTTCTAACAACAGAAATAAAGCAAAAAATGCAGTAGCAAAAATCCATGAAAAAATTCATAATCAAAGAAGCGATTTCCAGCACAAACTATCTTTTAGATTAGTATGCGAGAACCAAGCAATTGCACTGGAAACTTTGAATGTTGAAGGGATGCTAAAAAATCATAAACTGGCACAACATATTGCTGATGCATCATGGAGTTCATTTGTTACTCAATTGGAATATAAGGCACAAAAACAAGGTAAAATTATCTTACAGATAGGACAATTTGAACCATCTACAAAAATCTGTAGTGAATGTGGATATTACAACAGGGATTTGACTTTATCTGATAGAGACTGGATTTGTCCGGATTGTGGGATACATCATGACCGGGATATAAATGCCGCAATAAATATCAGGAAATTTGCTTTAGATAGACAGAATCTAATTGGAATATAA